The Falco rusticolus isolate bFalRus1 chromosome 20, bFalRus1.pri, whole genome shotgun sequence region gaaagcctGCCAGCACTGGGCTTGGAGCCTCATCTATCTGTGCCTAGAGTGCAAACCACAACAGTTTCAAACATGACTCAGGACCCAATGCCACCTAGAGCATGCTTTGTAACAGAATTCAAAATATCCATTCACACATTAAGTTGCTTTCTCCAAttgcaatatttaaaagctCCCACCAGCACAACTGTGTCAGGTATAAAAGGttgatttgggggtttttgttttgttttgggttttggttttttttttttttttacatctcaaTCTCCTTCAGTAGCAGCACAAAGCCTTGAACTACCAATAGTTTTGCCCACTGGGAAACTACTAATCTCGGAATGCTTTAGCTATTGTTTTGTCTCTGCCATTTCCAGaattcaaaggggaaaaaaaaaaagaaaaaggtaattaGGAAGCTTATTCGGCAAACTTCAATTTAAAACCTCTGCATTAGCAACTAAGCCTTATCATACTACCTTCAGGTAGCAACGCTCTGGCCTGCAGCCTCCAAAGAGACCCTTTGCTAGCGGAGAGCACCAATAGGCATGCTAGGTGCTTTTCACTTCATGCATACCTTTAACAATCTTAAGCCACAGTTAAAAACCAGTGACTTGCATTTTTCAGAGTGGTACATTGTCATACGCCACGCTTTCCACATATTAGCCTGGTCTTCAGGCACaacagcaggacagcagagtGCCATCTGTTCCGCCAGCAGTGCAGCAACTGCGTACAACCAGATCAAGCAGATGCTTTGGACAAAGGAAGTCACATTTGCTCTTTGATGTTTTCTAACCCACGTGCTCCTGGCTTGAAAGTAAAGATTTGCAATTTCTGGTAAGCCTCAGACATTCTCTCGAAATGTCTACCATAGGTccagttcaaagaaaaaaaaccaccaagaatAAGCTTTGTGATAGCTATTGCACATTTATAAGAGCTGGCCTAAACATTTCCCTGAAGATCCAGGCTTTGGAAGAAGGGATATTTTACACTGCTACCAGTTTTTACATTGGAACACTGGCACAAGTGTCACCTATTCTTGGTCTTAATTGTAAGGGCGACAAGTAAACAccaacacatgaaaaaaagaaaacaaacagcatttcacagagCAAGGAGTTAGAGATGAAGCTGTGGCTAGTGTTTTGCAGTCGAATCTCGAGGATAGAACTCAGCCAGCGTTGTCTGAGGAATTCTCTTCAGCATCTCCTTGGGGAAGATTCGCAAAAGCTGCCAGCCAATGTCCAAGGTCTCATAAACAGTACGATTTTCATAAGGACCTGCAGAAAGCAACCACAAACTGAGTGCCTCATCACCAGATGGATCTGAGAACAAGACCTTCCAGGTGTTAATGCGCACTGCGGTGCTCCTGAAACACCTACCCTGAGCAATGAAGTTCTTCTCAAACTTCTGCAGAAACTCCAGATAAAGAAGATCATCTGAGGTAAGAGCTTCCTCACCAACTACAGCCTTCATAGCCTGTACGTCCTTTCCGATAGCATAGCAGGCATACTAGAAGGGATAGGAACAGCAGTGCTTTCACCCTGATCATCCAAGTAACCATTTCTGCTCAAACTCAAGCAAAGGGTCTCACAAAACACTCAGTCAATGCTTTAAAGCAGCTTCAGGGAGTGTTCTGGATTGCAACTGTCTGGCATGCCCTTTACAGGCCCTTTAACAAAAGGTGTATTTGAAATATGCCTCTGCTTCTTGGAAGAGGTTTTTACATACCAGCTGGTTGGACACATCTGCATGATCCTTCCTGGTCATACCCTCCCCAATCGCTGACTTCATCAGTCGAGACAAGGAGGGCAAGACATTAATAGGCGGGTAAACCTGAAGGGAAGACATCCAAGAATTTCAGCATTAATACTTACTTCAAGTAGTacagagtaattttaaatgttctaaCCAGTGCAGTACACACCTGTCTGTTATGCAGCTGCCTATCCACATAGATTTGTCCCTCAGTGATGTATCCAGTCAAGTCAGGGATAGGATGAGTAATGTCTGTGGGGAGAAGCGGGGAAATGGTTTGACAGTTCTCAGACCTTTTATATCCAACCTAGCACTGACACAGCAGCTTTTTGACTCCTGAAGTAATATGTCATCAGTTAGTAACCCCCGTATGTCACCAAGCACACTTATGCAAGGATTACAGCTGTAAGCACTCCTGACAGAGGGCCAGAGAGGAGTGCAGCAGTCTGAAACGGGCAAAGCATTTCTATTAGCAATACAGAGAAGGCAGCTAAGAACTGCAATATTCAAATGGAAACCTAACAGCCACAGGACATCCTATCTTGCTGTGTCCAAAATAAAGCAGGTTGCTCCAAAGGAGTCCTTTGAAGTGctctttattaaaaacacttgaaaataacTCACCATCGTTGGGCATGGTAAGAATAGGAATCTGAGTAATGGAACCATTTCTGCCTTCCACACGCCCAGCGCGCTCATATATAGTAGCCAAGTCAGTGTACATGTAACCTGGGAAACCACGACGGCCAGGCACTTCCTCTCTAGCTGCTGAAACCTGAGGCAatccagaaaaatgtttccaacaAGTCAGATCACTCGTACAGACCTGCTGTCTCCCCTAATTAAGCTACACTAGCAACTTAACAATACCTCTTCCTGTGGGcaataccaaaaataaaaaacccctgcTAAGAGAAGCATGTCACCGCAACACGTGGGACAAAACAACAAGGCAAATCCCAAACTATAATACCCAACTGCTGAATGCCACCAGGGAAGTAAGTCTATCACAGAAGCAATAGCTGTTCGACTGCTGGACATAGTCCTAGACAATCAAACAACAACTAAAAGCCTCGCTGGCTATTTAAGACCAGTGTAACAAATACTAATCATAACAGCTTGAGCAGAAGTTCACATTCTCACTTTATACTACAAACTCTCTGCCAACACCCAGGGTGAGAGTTAATAAATGCATACCTCTCGCAGAGCTTCAGCATAGGAGCTCATATCAGTCAGAATGACCAACACATGCTTCTCACACTGATATGCCAAGAACTCTGCTGTTGTTAGAGCCAGACGAGGTGTGATAATACGTTCAATGCTGAAATAGAACAGTATGGCACTATTTATGACAAGTGCTTTAAGGCTGCAAGGTAACAGTTTAAGTTACAGACACTTTTAAACCCTCTGAAAATCTGCTACATGCACCAAGTGGAGTACCAGCATTTCATATCCAACTCTGCTGCAATATGCTGGCGTAAGTAACATCTGGCAGGACACCACTAAGGCTTCATCTTCCAATTTACTCGTTCTTCTCAGCTTTTCCCAGCCAACACGGTGTAACTACTTACGTTGGATCATTGGCCAGGTTCAGGAACAGACACACATTATCCATGGACCCGTTTTCCTCAAAGTCTGATTTGAAGAACCGAGCAGTTTCCATGTTCACCTAAGTCACAATATTAAGGCTTCAGTTCCAGACCAGGCTTCACAACACTACATTTTGCATCATGTCAAGGTCTAAACATCTCAATAATAATCCAAAAGCAAAGGTTGCCTTATCATGCAGACTCCCCTACATTCCCAACAGAATGAGTTACTTctaaaaattaacttaaatCTCCAGCCTAGAATTCAAGATACTCTATCCTGATCAGACACACTTTGTCACAATACTTCTGGTCATTTGGCATTTTCAGCCATTCAGCCAAGAATTTAGCACTGTTTAGTTACATATTTAAGACAGAATACTACAACTACTCTCAGCGTAGTCTTATTTATTACTCAAGCACCATTTTCCTTCAATGATATTGACTTACACCCATAGCAGCAAACACAATGGCAAAGTTTTCTTCACTGTAGTCCATCACATCTTTGGATTTCTTCACCAAGCCAGCTTGGCGACATATCTGAGCTGCaatctaaagagaaaaaaatggaaaatacagtctGTGTACTTGATGCTATTATACAGACCAGAACTTaactttgtttactttttaacCCCAGTGAAACACAAGCCACTAACAGTGTAGAGAGCAGCCTTGAGTACTCACCTCATTATGGGGTAAGCCAGCAGCTGAGAATATGGGGATTTTCTGCCCCCTGGCAATACTGTTCATGCCATCTATAGCAGAAATGCCAGTCTGAATCATTTCTTCTGGATAGATACGACACTGGGGATTGATTGGCTGacctgttgtatttttttttcaagagaacACATTATTCCATGTACATGTTTGAAGCTTGATCAAACCACCAGTGACTCTGAGCACTGACCTAGGGCTCATGTCAAAAAGCACAAACCCCACCGTTAGCCCTACAAATCTTTAGATGTGCCTGGTGAAGCCTGAGCCTTTTGCAGAACCCAGGACTCTGGCATTCCGTAGTCACATAAGTGGTAAGAATGCTTTCCAGAAAAGCCTGCCAGGTTATTAGCTTTTTATCTTTGGAGGCTGTATAATTAAGATAGTCTACAAACACTTCAAAGAACAGCTTCCAAGcattacagaaaacagttattttctgcTACCCATCTTCCTGCACCTGTGTAAATCTGAGTTTGATGCCACACACATActtaaaaagaagattaaatGCCCCCCAACAGCTAGATCCTATGTTCAAAACCAGATCTATCGTAACATTCAGAAACCAGAAACACCAGATTTGCTTAACTTCATACCAGAAATGGATTAAGAACATACCCATTATGTCAAGGAAATCTTCAGCTAAAACAATGGGGCCTCTGTCTATAGGTTTGCCTGATCCATTAAACACTCTGCCTACaagaaacaggaataaaatcaaaatgtagATTACTGTGAAAATAAGTTTGCATGTGGTAAGTCTGTTCATTCTTCAAAGCAATATGCAAGGACTTACCAAGCATATCCTCAGACACAGGGGTTCGAAGAATATCCCCGGTAAACTCACAAGATGTTTTCTTAGCATCAATACCTGAAGTTCCTTCAAATACCTGTAAATatagcagaaggaaaaaaaaacaccacaagacaggaaaaaggaaTAGGTATTgtgctttacaaaaaaacacTAGAATGCTGCTTCACAGCTTGAGAACTTGATCAGCCAAAGGGCAGAAAAGCAAGGCAGTTCTCTGCAAGCAAAGGATTTCAAGAGCAGCTTGCTAGTACAAAACAGCACATAACAACCtactttaaattaaattcatgaAGTGTATCAGCAGCAACCAACAAACCCAGTGCCATTCCTTTGATCTCAAGCATTTCCCTTTGCCAACAGGGTAAAGTTCTTCAGATAAGAATGAATATTAGCAAGAAACAGCTGCTTAGAAGAAATACCTGCATCCACATAGCATAGAAGGTGATCTTTAATCTGATACTAAACAATTACAGAAAGATTCCTTTAATCcagaagcaaagaaatcaaTGGGGGGGgatgcaaataaaatgtgtcACTGTATTCCAGTTTTCAATCTTCTAAAATTATTCATGCCACTTGCACCTGGAATAAgtaggtgatttttttaatttacagtacCAGAAGAACGTATCGCAAGATGGATTTGACATGGCTCAGACACATGCTggctaataaaaatatttttctgttgcacCAAGAGACACTCCTGTCCCTAGTCATACCTGAACCACAGCTTTGGAGCCACTAACTTCCAGAACCTGCCCGCTTCTTCTTGTGCCATCGGGAAGAGTCAAGTGGACAATCTCTGCATACCTAGGAAACTGCGGATGAGCAAGAAAGATCGTGGAAAGTATTAAAATCCAGATCAGTCACGAAACAAATTCACTGTTTCAAGCAAGCTTGAGCTTAGCAACTactcaattatttttaagaataattttatcaccaaaaaaaccctcattccaaagtaattaaaatttatcagaataaagctatttttacaGGGGCCATACAACGTTTGCTCAGTGTTGCAGGCTGTGGACAGACCTGGCAGAAGCCATTCTAATAGCCCTAGTAGTCCTGAAATACTAATGGAAATCCATGATGCAGCATCAGTCCCCTGCCTTCAACAGCAGCTTACCAGTAATTTGAGAACAAGCCAGAACTGTTTACAGTTTCCTTTCACAAAGCACTTATGCTCTGGTAACAAAAAGGTCAACAACAAAGCCAATTGGTATGTTTCCACATTCATGTTTAGAAAACATTCTGGGGATTTTGGTGAAACTGAAACACTGTTTCCATTCTTTCTCCCAACAGTTTCAACAACTCTCCCTTTCTTCCAGGACCTGGACAACTCTTCTTGGCTTTACAGGAACTTGCATATTCTCATTTATCTCAAGTCAGAAACATATCTTGCATTAAAATTGCTCAAAGAACCCAACATAGCAGTCTGGATTTAACTTGTCACAGCTTTTCATGTAAACCCTCCCTCAAAAAGCTGTATTAAGAATCTGAATCTTTACCTTAACTTGATCCAGAATAACCAGGGGGCCGTTCACACCTGATACAGTTTTATaagctgaaagaaagcaagccacAAGTCAGGTGCTTCCTCAGAACATCAGGAACATCCTACATAAAGTTTTCAAAGTTTCATTCCTATCACCAGCCTCAGGTTTGCAGATTTTGGACCCAGCTCTGCATGGCTTCGATGTTTATCCTAAACTCTACAGGAAGGGTTAGGTAAAAATTCCACTACCAGCATTTTTTGCTGCTACTTGCAAAGCACCCGAGGTAGCGTCAAGATATGATACTGCCATTTTCTTGTCTGTCACAGAAATTCACTTTAAGTCTACATCCAGGGACAAGTTGATCACCACCAGAAACACCAATATGATGTAGAGTTGACATttttaagtgaagaaaattaCACAGTTGCAGGGATAACATCTGTAGCTCGTGATAAAGAAAGTGCCACTGAAATTTATGTCTAACAAATTGGTAAGGAGACCTTAATATCAATACTCAGCTcccagttttttttctttttaaccacaGAAGCATCCTGCTCCATGACACTGAAACAGCCCATGTGAATGAAAGCCTGTACTTAGCAAAGCAAGCAGGTCTTGCACTCAGAAGCTGATCAGCAGAGGTTCTACAGTGAGCTGTGTCTTTCGACACACTAAGAGACAACCTTTTATAACACCATTCCTGTCTTCTGAGAAAAAGTCAATGCACTACACCGTAAAAGGTTGAATTCCACCTTAGCCAAACTGCTCCTACTCTGGGGTTATCCTGGTTTAACTTAAGGATCAACACCTGATAGAAGGCCACAGCTAGCCAGCTCATCAGAACACTCATGTCTTAAACATCAGCAGCTCAAGTATTAGCATTACATACAACTGTCTGAGGTACTGCGCGCCCAGAATTCATCCCTCGGCTGGCAATCCAatggaaaagctgtgaaaaatttAGTAAACAGTCCTCCTGCATTGCTCTGAGAACACACCAGTATCCCAGCTAGAGCCCAGCATCACTTGATCCACAGATAAAAGTCAAATTGAGTTAAAGCTTTATCAGGGTCACACGGAGCCGTGACCAAGTGAGTGACTGTTAGTCACTTATTCCCGGGAAGGAAAAATGAGCAAGTGGAGCCATTTGCGGAACAAGCGAGACACCAGCACCTCTTCTTGGTCACACTGCAAGGCAGAGGAAACAGGCACTCGTGGTACTAGGACAGATCACAAATTCCACCAGCACCAGGCCACGGGGAATCACCTGGCTTAGCCACTTCAGActgcccagctctggcacaCTTACGTGTTGTTTAGACTGTCACCAACACAGTATTTACACTTAAATGGTTTGAACTGTTGCAATGTAATCTCTTAATCGGCAATAACCAAAACTGCATTAGATAAGGTTTGAGGGTCACTGGGTGTATAAAGCAGTCTAAGGCCAGAACACTTATTTCTCCTATTTGACAGTTTTACTCTTGTCAAAATCCTGCAAAACCCCCTGAGACAGGACACGTGTCCCTGAACTAGTCTTCACGAAAAGCACAAGCTGGTCTGCTCCTTTCACCTCAGCCAGGAGAATTACATGGACCTCACACTACAAAAAGGCTCTGCTTGGACTGCAAGAGTTTGCAGCCCACTGTCcgcaagaaatggaaaacattttcttgcgCGTTCCATCTCATGACTGTCTCATGAGCACTTCTTCCTCAATCCATGTGAAACGGCTTATGCCAGCTTGCCTCGGccacaagaaaacatttccttgaCATCGTCCAGCACCATTTCCCCTTGAAAGCAGCTCACCAGCCCAGAACTCGTGTCCCCATTAAGATCAACCACCAGTTCAATGACAAATCAGAAACAACCGGAATGTTTTCTGTACCCAGCTTGCAAGTGGTGgcagtttggggaaaaaacaaaactgacacGGAAACATGCGAGCGGAGCAGGAAGGCACCTTGGCTCCACGCTGGGCTGGAGCCTCCGCTCCACTCTGGGGCAGGAGGCTTGGGGGGCTGAGGCTGTGATGATGGATGTGGCCCACAAGCCAGGCAGCCGTTCCAAAGaagcccctgcccccccctcgCCCCATGGGTACGCACACAGGTACAGCCACCTGCGTAATTACTGCCTACACCAAAAAAAGGCCAGACCCCCCCCCAGACAACGCTGCCCCCCCGCCACAGCACGGTCAGGGGGTGTGCTGAGGCTCCtgcatttcccctttttcagcAGACGGCCCAGCCTCGCTGTAAGGGAACAgaacctgcccccccccccgcagcccacAGGCGCCCACAGAGCCGTCGTGCCCCGGGGTGCAGCCCCTGTCGTGCCGCCCCCCGCCAGGCCCAggccccaccgccccccgccagGCCCCGGGCCAAGGCCCCCCGCCAggccccaccgccccccgccagGCCCCACCGCCCATCGCCCCCCGCCAGGCCCCGGGCCAAGGCCCCCCGCCAggccccaccgccccccgcACTCACTGAGGCGCGGCTGGGAGAGGTAGTCGCGGGTGAGGGCCGCCACCTGCTCCCGCggcccgccgggcccggcgccGTTCACCAGCCCGCGCACCGCCCGCACCGCCGCCATCTTCCCCGACactcgccccgccccgccccgccgcgcacGCGCAGATATAGCGGCGCCG contains the following coding sequences:
- the ATP6V1B2 gene encoding V-type proton ATPase subunit B, brain isoform gives rise to the protein MAAVRAVRGLVNGAGPGGPREQVAALTRDYLSQPRLTYKTVSGVNGPLVILDQVKFPRYAEIVHLTLPDGTRRSGQVLEVSGSKAVVQVFEGTSGIDAKKTSCEFTGDILRTPVSEDMLGRVFNGSGKPIDRGPIVLAEDFLDIMGQPINPQCRIYPEEMIQTGISAIDGMNSIARGQKIPIFSAAGLPHNEIAAQICRQAGLVKKSKDVMDYSEENFAIVFAAMGVNMETARFFKSDFEENGSMDNVCLFLNLANDPTIERIITPRLALTTAEFLAYQCEKHVLVILTDMSSYAEALREVSAAREEVPGRRGFPGYMYTDLATIYERAGRVEGRNGSITQIPILTMPNDDITHPIPDLTGYITEGQIYVDRQLHNRQVYPPINVLPSLSRLMKSAIGEGMTRKDHADVSNQLYACYAIGKDVQAMKAVVGEEALTSDDLLYLEFLQKFEKNFIAQGPYENRTVYETLDIGWQLLRIFPKEMLKRIPQTTLAEFYPRDSTAKH